The Lonchura striata isolate bLonStr1 chromosome 8, bLonStr1.mat, whole genome shotgun sequence genomic interval AATCCAGTAGAAATCAGGAGGGGTaacttttttctgttgtttttaatatttgatcgctgtcttttgtttttcatatcCTAAATTTgacttgttttctgtttgaagAGTCACCATAAAGGGTTATATGATGTTTAGAGAATACAATTGGTTTTTTTATACTGTGGACTCTGAACAATCATTAATTTGTTTAATCATTGTACTATTTTACATGCAGTCAACTTATTTAAGTGAACTCCAGTTAAAGCCATTTCTGCATTAATAGCCATATAAACAAATCTGTTACAAATTTCAATCATGACAGTATCTCACACCAATTTCCAAAACCCATCACTGCATACACAAATGACAGTATGGAACAAGAACTGTTTGGCTGTGAATATGCAAACAATGCATTTTTGCAGAATGGACTTCAGTTTGAAAGGAAACCTGTTTTTTGGTGGGTGGGCGCttggtttgtgttttctgtgctctgtgctttgctttgttCGCTCACAAGTGCCCTGTTTGTCCTCAGGGGTGATGCTGGCAGTGGATGCCATCACAGCTGAACTGAAGAAACTGTCGAAACCTGTTACAACTCCCGAAGAAATTGCAcaggtaagaaaaaaaaccacacaataAAATGTAAGACAAATTTAGGCAGCTGTTTCTCAGAAGAAGTTTTGTGGAGTTAGGTTGTGCATGTTGACACTGGGTACTTTATTTGTTAGAAATAATCTTCAGTTGCATTGCTAGAAGCTAGTTCAGATGTACgcagatttttttcatcttcaagTTTAATTCCAAAGTATGGTTGTAAAACATAAATGTGTGTACTTGGGAAGAATTGCTGGGAGCAAAGCTCTCTTGTGCATGGAAGTGATGGGAGAGTACTGAGGGTGTGGCAGATCTGCTGTGAGAAATCAGGTTCAGGTGTGTTGGTGGTCCTGGGTGGTTTGTCCCTGTGCCTGAGATGGCCTGGGTGTGAGCCCAGTGCAGGGAATCTGGCTCTGCCCCAAGGGCCTGAGCCCTTCTGACAGAGttcctggctcctgctgtgAGTGTGCTgcactctgctgccctgccttgTCAGAAATGTCAGCGTTGCACAGCGttattctgatttctttttatcATGAGGAAACACCTTGCATTGGAAAATAAGACTAAATGTCTTATTCTTTCAGGTCGCCACAATATCAGCAAATGGAGATCAGGAAATTGGCAATATAATCTCTGATGCAATGAAAAAAGTTGGACGAAAGGGTGTGATCACTGTCAAGGTAAGAACTAGCCAAGTGACTGTCTCTTCTGTTAGGGCTGGCTTTTGTCGCatgtgatgctgctgctgcagctcacatTCCATAattcctccccagctcctttAGATCGGAGTTTGATCACTGTTCCCTTTTACATTCTTCTGTTTTGGAGAGAAGCATATGGAAACTGATGTGGGATCCAGAGCCTTTCAATCTGTTGTGCATGATGTGCTAAAACTGTACCTGTGCTTTTGGTAGCAAATGGGAGATTTTAATACAGACTTTCTTGCATCTAAACAGGATGGAAAAACTCTAAATGATGAACTGGAAATCATTGAGGGTATGAAATTTGACAGAGGCTACATCTCTCCATATTTTATTAACACAACTAAAGGTGAGTTAACAATAAGTCATGTCAAACACCTTCCAGTGGCTTGTGTCAGTCAGAAATAATGGCACCTGTTCAAGGCTTTACAGTCCCTTCTGCTGTGCACCACAGCAAATAGATCAAGGGGTCCTTCCCCATCAGAAAACTTGGAACTTGGTAAAAGCTTGGCATGTTGGggattcctttttcttctctgcaaaGTGTTCCTGGGAACACTGGCCTTGCAACACAGCAGAACAATGGAGAATTGAGAGTGGAGTCTTGGAGAAAacaaattgtctttttttttatgcaGTTGGAAAGTGTAATCATTGTTCCAAAGCACCTGCTTAAGTTAAAAGAATGCTTGATATGTTTTTGTAATGAAATTATTCAGATAATGCATGTTGTTTCTGCAGGGCAGAAATGTGAATTCCAGGACGCTTATGTTTTAATCAGCGAAAAGAAAATCTCTAGTGTACAGTCCATAGTTCCAGCTCTTGAAATTGCCAATGCCAACCGCAAACCTTTGGTCATCATTGCTGAAGATGTTGATGGAGAAGCCCTCAGTACTCTAGTCTTAAACAGGTGAGacttaaaatccattttttttctgtggtgtAAGGCTGCTTGTTCTCTTATCTGTGCCAAAGAAACAGCAGTTTCTAACACCACCATGCTTTATATCAACTCAGGCAGAACTTCAGTTGTGTCCTAACTATCTTTTTGAGGAAAAACCACCTCAGTTTGTGATGGTCTCATTTGCTTGAATGCTAGAGCTGCAGTGAAATAATTTGATTCACTAATTAGACTCATTCTCTGAATTTTTGCCTTTAGACTGAAGGTTGGCCTTCAGGTTGTTGCTGTAAAAGCACCAGGTTTTGGTGACAACAGGAAAAACCAACTTAAGGACATGGCAATTGCTACTGGTGGTGCTGTAAGTAATGATGTTTTAAGTGGCTTTTTGCTCCAAGGAATGTTAATGCTTTTTAAGAAGGGAAATACTGTGCATTTTTAGGTCCTCAGCTTGTATTTGGTGGGTTGCAGGCTGTAgtctttctttcaaaaatataaCAGTAACTGATGTTTGAAACTTCCcgttttttaaaatgcagacaCTGATAATTGCTGTGTAATGCAATCCTGGCCAACCATATGTCCTTGTAACTGACTGAAGTCACATGAGTATTTCCTTGCAGGATTTAGGTTTCAGAGGGGAGGGAGGAACTTCCAAGATCATTGTTGCCTCTACAAACAATTGCCTGGACTCAGATGTGgcaaatattattatttaaagtGTTTGGAATTgactgaattaattttcttgctaCTAAATTTTGCATATAGTTGATGCCCTGATTAATGTCCCTTTGTGCTGCCCTTTTTTAATATGCACTTCAAAATCATAGCATGATATTGGGACCCAGAGAAGGCTGTTGAAATAAAACCTCACGTTTAAGGAAATGAACAGCACAAAGTAACCAACCAGCAAACTGTTCCTACGTCAGTGACATGTCAATATCTGTAACTTCTCAAAATATAAGGAGGTGACCCGTGACAGGATTGAAGGAAACACCATGAaactgtgtcaggggaggtttagttgGATATCAGTAAGAGGTTCTTCATCCAGAGGGTGGAACTGCAGTGATGTGGTTATTTTGCACCATTAGCCTGCTGTATGTGTTCACATACTTGTAGATAAAAAAACCTGATATGTGGGGAGCTTGTGAATTCCAGATTTTCACACAATTTCTTTCAGGTGTTTGGAGAAGAAGGTTTGAACCTTAATGTGGAAGATATTCAGCCTCATGACTTTGGTAAAGTTGGAGAGGTCATTGTGACAAAAGATGACACCATGCTCCTTAAGGGGAAGGGTGAAAAGACTCAGATTGAAAAACGCATTCAAGAAATAATCGAACAGCTAGAGGTTACCACCAGTGAATACGAAAAAGAGAAACTGAATGAGCGATTGGCCAAACTCTCTGATGGAGTAGCAGTATTGAAGGTATTAAGAACTTGGTAAAATCATGATGAACTAAAGCTTAGGCTTCTTGAGTGCTGAGGTACAGAAGAAGACTTGCCAGTATGGGAGAGGGTGGGTTGGCTTTCTGGCACTTCTTAGGCATTGGCTGCTTAATttggtggcagcagtgctgtccCACCTGGGCTCCTTGTGCAGACCTTGACGTGTGGCTTGCTGCTGCAGGTGGGTGGAACGAGCGATGTTGAGGTGAACGAGAAGAAGGACAGGGTCACCGACGCCCTGAACGCCACCCGTGCGGCCGTGGAGGAAGGCATCGTCCCAGGTggtggctgtgccctgctgcGCTGCATCCCAGCCTTAGATGCCTTAACTCCAGCCAATGAGGATCAGAAAATTGGTAAGCAAATGACTTGAAGATGTGTGTGGAAGTGATAGAAGCACGTTTTCTCCTGTCCTGAGGCTTTATCAGGTGGCTTTGAGTGAGGTTTGAGTTACTTGATCTTAGGAACATCACATTTCTTTGGTGGGGTGGTCTCCACTTTTGAGTGGGAAGAAGCTTTTTCACTGCATTGCTGACTGGCTGGTGTAAAACCCAGTAGCAGTATCCCAGCACAGAGTGGCAAATGTTTAGAGTTGGGAGCTGGCTGTTAAAGTCTTTGCAGCTAGACAAAATCTACTAATGCTCAAGAGACTATGTGGCATatcaaatggaaaaaggctttGTGTCATGTTACACATAAATATAAAGAATAATAatacttcttatttttttctgtgggaGTAAAAACTAAAATGTGCATGAATATCCTTCAGAGGCCTAATTTGTTGGCAAGTGTCAAGTAGCAGAGAATCTTTCCTCCTGGAACTGACAAAAATAGTTTATGTGCTTGCTTGGAGGGTTTTCTCTTCATATTGAGCTCCAGCAGTAGGGCATTCCTTGGCAGTGGGAGTGGTGTTTGTACATGGAGCTCCAACTATCCTGTTTCTTGCAGGCATCGAAATAATCAAGAGAACACTGAGAATCCCGGCAATGACTATTGCAAAGAATGCTGGTGTTGAAGGATCATTGATAGTTGAAAAAATCCTGCAGAGCCCATCAGAAGTTGGCTATGATGCAATGCTTGGGGACTTTGTAAATATGGTAGAAAAAGGAATTATAGACCCAACTAAGGTAACCTAAAGGTCTTAATTCTCAGCTTTGCTTCCTCCCACCTCCTGTGATGGTCAGCAGATCTTAAGTAGTTTCTTGCTTATTTTTAGGTTGTGAGAACTGCTTTGATGGATGCTGCAGGTGTTGCATCTCTCCTATCAACAGCAGAAGCAGTGGTGACTGAAGTTcctaaagaagaaaaggagcCGGCAATGGGAGGAATGGGTGGGATGGGTGGAGGAATGGGAGGTGGCATGTTCTAATTCCTGGGGTAGAGGGATACATCATGAGCTGTGCTGTTGAAGACTGACAGTTCTGACTTTAAAAACTTGAGCTATCAGTGTGAGAGGATGGATAGTGACTGAAGTGAGGCTGGTGTTGAAAAGAATCACTGTAACCATCAGTTACCGGATTTCATTTAACACACGTGTAATTGTTTACAGTCATTGTCCATGCCTacagataatttattttgtattttttgaatAAAGACATTTGTACATTCCTGATAACTGGGTGCAAGATCCATCTACCAAGGTCCTGATTTGAACTTAATTAAGGCACTTGATATTCTATTTCAGAATTTCTTGGTGCTTGCCAGTACTACTAGGAAGAACTTGGAAGCCACTGTGCGTGAGACTAGACAATTGTGTACAAAGTAGGCAAATAGAGTTATGTGACCTTTATGTAATAAACTGCTCAAAAGTGACAAAATGTATCACCTCCTTCATCTGCACACAAAGCCATAGTTATGGGAGAGCCTGGACAGCCTGCTGCTTCTAAGACTTAGTAGAAATTTGACACTTATGCTTGAAAAAATGAGAGAGCATTTCACTCCGAGAAGCATTCCTTTGTTTAGAATGTTTCTCAGAAATGCAAGTGCTTTAATTTTGGTAGGAAATACTTAAGCTGAACTGTACTACAGTTCTTTGAAATATTAAACAATTCTCTGAAAACAAGGCATGTGCACTGACTTTATTTTGCCCTATCTGGTTGTTTCACATGCTGGAACAGGTCCAGTGTACCTTTCACAGTCCCAGGGGAAGTGAAGTGCCCCGAGGGTACCAAACAGGTGAGTCTTTGCTAAGAAAGGGTTCTGGGGATTTTAGACAGTTCCTTTGCTCAGGAGTAGTATGTGATTACCTCCTCACCTTGAGCCTTCCATTCTTACCTTCCTCCTCTCTGGTAAGGGGTGCAGGATTTAGTTATTTTGCACTAGAAATGTTGCTTTGCCTCTCTGTGTTCTTTGACCTGACACCACCACTAACATTGTGCagtcttttctgctttctgactTGCAGAACAATGGTGTTCCCAATCTGGTGTATGTTTATCTGATTACCTCAACAATTCAAATTGCTTTATAACTTCAGTTCTGTACAAATGACCTTAATCCACCTGTTGCTTTCCCCAGTTTCCTGCCCTTAATAAGAACTATCCTTCCACATATGGGATGTGTGACATTCtaatttaaagtaaaattatCTGAAACTGTTTCAGGGTTGTCTTTATTTTGAAACATACCTTTCTATGTTATTTAATATGCTGTTCTTTAGTAACCATATGGACTACATATACTGCAGAGAAAGGATCAGCACCTGGCCTGAAGCTTCACCTAATTTCAGTAAGGAAATCTGGTAATGCAAGACAGCATAAAGTAAAGATTTAGAATCTGTTTAAACCTATTCACTTGGTTTCTTCAGAGACTGGGAAGAGAGTATTTCAGGAATAGAAGTCCTGAACACGTATTTAATCGGGATGATACTAGCACAGTAGGAGTATGGTACTGGAAAACCTCAAAGATTGAAGGTTTAGTGTTTTCTTACATGATTTATGATGACAGCTGGCCTCGGCAGTGCTTGTTTGCAGGAAGTGCAGGGTCTCTTGTAACCTGCTTCCAGGGAGGACAGTACAGGTACCTGGTTCTCAGAGGTAACACTTGCTTTGAAGTGTTCTGTTTGCATTAGGTGAGATGGAGGTAACCAAAGTGCAGCATGTACCACGGAAGGAGTGGCAAGAAGCAAGTTCAGCCTGCCAAATGTGCTACATATTCCAGGCTGGGGACCACTGGCTGTAGCTGAAACTGCTGCACTCAGCTTATGGTACTCCTTATGCATTTCACCCCTGAAAACGAGGGAAGTTCTAGAGCAGTTGCTGGTCACTCTAGGAGCAACTGGAGATCCCTGACTTACCTTTGCCATTCAATTGAATTCAAAGCACAACTCCTCAATGGTTGCCAAACTGTGCCATTTGCAATGAAGCCAGTGTGTCAGTTGGCCTTTGCTtgggcagagctggctgagTTGATGCTCTGAAGTTAACATTCCCACAAAGCTGAGTTAATAAGTAACAGTGCTAAAAACCCCAGGAGTTTGGCTAAGGCAGAGCTTGGGCTGTGATTCCAGGAGCCGTTAGGCGTTAAACGGCAGCTGAGATAGCCTGGGTTACAGGAGCTGCCAGGTGTCTGTTACTGATAAGGCTTTAAGCTGCACTTGATTGCAGCTTTTGAACATTCTGTGTCTGTCTGAGCAGGTATGTTTGGCACAGTGTAAGATCACACCCAAGCTCAGATAAGAAATAGATGCCCCAAAGGAGGAGCACGGCACTTAGTACAAATGAAGTGTACAAACGAGTTTATAGCTGAGGTTGTTACAGGTTTCCTTTACGTCTGATGAACTTCATGCAGCATCAGCTCCCGAGGGATGCTGGTTTCTGGGCCATGCAGTTTGGATGCTCTTCTTTCAAAGGCAGCAACCATCTGCTTTACAACTTCATCAAAAAATAGCGTAGCGAGTTTTGAGTGTAGAAGTGAACGAAATTCGAAAGAAATCTgtttaagaaaatgaaagataattatttttcctatatATGCTGTTACAAATAAACAGCTCTATTAAAGAATCTCCAGTGAATGCTGCAGGTTAAGTTGTAGGACAGTTAAAACTGAGGAATAAGTGAATGTGGCTGAGAAGGAAACCCATTTTCCTTGGTCTAAGGACTGTACTTCTGGGCTTTTCCATTAAGAGAATCCCCTCATGCAGTTCTATGAAGTGAACCtaaactgtattttctttaataaatggTTCATTACAAAAACTACTGACAAACAATAACTCCTATTTTGTGCACAGAATTCACTTGAGGGACAAAAGTCGTCTGAAGAAAATCCTGCATGGCAAGAGAGCAGACTAACAGGTAAACTGGAGCATGCCCAAGAAACTTAAAAGCAATTTGAAATAGTTACCTATTAAATACCAGTATTTTAAAACAGTCTTTCCTTGTTGATGGCAGTAGTTACGGTAGGTTCAAACAATCAGTTTAATGACAAAAATTACAGATATGGTTTGTGTGTCACATCTCCCACCTGAACAGCTCTCACTCCTGACCTGACACGAGCAGTCAATGAAAAGGATTGAGAGTTATGTCATTTTTGTTATTCCTGAAAAATCAGCATATTTAATGCCACAAGGAGCAAATACACAAGCAATGCATGTTAACTGCAAAGCAGTAGCACAGAAGTAATTAAACAGCTTGGCCCATGAGCCAAGTGTAGCCTCATTTACATTTCCTTGACCTCAAGCAACAATAAAATTAACGTGCCTTTGCAAGTCTGAGAGCTGTCATTTAGGGCATGCAGAGTTCTGTACAGTGGGGATGTTGAGTCTGGCAATATGTTCAGCATTTATATCAATCTTAAGGTATGGTATACATTAATGAAGTCTGCAGGTGGTAAAAATGGTGGCTTCAGTCTATGAAACAAATCATTTCGGAGGTGAAGCCAAAGCAGGAAAGTTCCCTGCTGTGTATGTGGATGTCTCCTGGAATCAGGCTGGCACAAGAGGATACAGCAGTTTGTGGGAACCAGCCTAGCACAAAACTCAAATAACATTTTCTAAAGCAAACAGGCATTCTTGAAATCAAAGTTTTCTCTGGGATATCTGTAATTGCAGGGCCTGTTTTGAGGAGTTTGTTGTGAAATGCTTATCATCCCTGCCTGCACGTGCCCAGAggcaaggagcagcagggcagtaACTGGCAGAGGTTAAGCACAACCAACTGCACTGGCTTCCTTTCCTGCCTCAAAACAGGGTAAGATGTGTTGATAGTGTTCCCCCAAGAAAATATCCATGTTCAGTTAATTTTTGATTAAACTTCAGATTTAACTGAAGTTCTTGACCTGAAATGTCAAAATGTGGCTTTGGTTTGTGGAGACGTGGTGCTGTTTTCTTACAGAGCCTGTACTTAGATTTTAGGCTTTAAATAGCTGTTTAATTCAAGTTTTTAAACTGATTTATGGCTTGGGTAAAAAGACAGCTTATATATGTTAGTAGAAAGAACTGACACTTATTTGCcgaaagaaatacaaataacaTGAATACACAACATGCAAACCATTAAAAAATGCAGTTCTTTGAGCACCTGTGGATTAATTTTTACTGTTGAACTGTATGAAGTGCAATATAATAATAGGCTGAAAGTTCATAACCCAAGGAGGTTAATGTGCTAGTTTAAAAATACTCCAAAAGCTATTCACTGAAGATAATTTTCAAAGCAGGGTATTCCAGCAGATGGCAGCAGGATTAGCCCAGCTCTGTGTACTTTTGCAGCCTGTTACAACCTCCAGCTTAATGCTTTGTTAtacattttgttataaaatgcaagaaaaaaaaatgtgatggCAGACAAACCAGACAATGTGGAAAAGCAGTAACTTGAATGGAAACAGCTTTTCTGGAAGTGAAATGGGGTTAAATCAGGTATTGGATTAAAGAGTGATAGTTTTGGGCTGCAGTGATATCCCATCATAGATTAGAGACAGCAAAAATCTATTACACTTGTATTAGAGAAGG includes:
- the HSPD1 gene encoding 60 kDa heat shock protein, mitochondrial, whose translation is MLRLSTVLRQIRPVSRSLAPHLTRAYAKDVKFGADARALMLQGVDLLADAVAVTMGPKGRTVIIEQSWGSPKVTKDGVTVAKAIDLKDKYKNIGAKLVQDVANNTNEEAGDGTTTATVLARAIAKEGFEKISKGANPVEIRRGVMLAVDAITAELKKLSKPVTTPEEIAQVATISANGDQEIGNIISDAMKKVGRKGVITVKDGKTLNDELEIIEGMKFDRGYISPYFINTTKGQKCEFQDAYVLISEKKISSVQSIVPALEIANANRKPLVIIAEDVDGEALSTLVLNRLKVGLQVVAVKAPGFGDNRKNQLKDMAIATGGAVFGEEGLNLNVEDIQPHDFGKVGEVIVTKDDTMLLKGKGEKTQIEKRIQEIIEQLEVTTSEYEKEKLNERLAKLSDGVAVLKVGGTSDVEVNEKKDRVTDALNATRAAVEEGIVPGGGCALLRCIPALDALTPANEDQKIGIEIIKRTLRIPAMTIAKNAGVEGSLIVEKILQSPSEVGYDAMLGDFVNMVEKGIIDPTKVVRTALMDAAGVASLLSTAEAVVTEVPKEEKEPAMGGMGGMGGGMGGGMF